The nucleotide sequence GGTACGTCCGCAACCTCGCCTTCGACCCGGCCGTGCTGGTCTACGACACCACCATGGACACCAACCTGCACCACTCGCCCGCGTTCGGCGTCTTCTCGGCGGAACTGGTCAAGCATCTCGCCGGGCGGTTCCCGCTGCGCGGCGGCACGGTGCTGGACGTCGGCTGCGGCCAGGGCGAGTTCCTGCGCGAACTCTGCCACGTCGCCGGCTGCCGGGGTGTCGGCTACGACGCGATGTACGCCGGCCCGCCCGGCCCGGACCCGTCCGGCGCGATCCTGCACCGGGGCCACGCGCCGCTGGACGGCGGCACCCCGGCCTTCGACCTGGTCACCTCCCGGCACTGGTTCGAGCACCTGGACGACCCGTACGCCTTCCTGGTCCGGCTCCGCGGGCTGGCCGGCGACCGGCCGGCGTACGGCTACCTGGAGGTGCCGGACGCCGGCTACGACCTGGCCACCGCCGGCTGGGAGGTGATCTACCCGCACGTCTCCTACTTCGACGGCTACTCGCTGTGCCGGATCGTCGAACGGGCCGGCTGGCGGGTACTCGCCACCGGCCGGCTCTTCGCCGGCATGTTCCGGTACGTCGAGATCGCGGTGAACGCCGCCGACCCGGCCACCGGCACCGAACTGCCCGGCTCGGAGCTGCCGGGGACGGCCGACCGGGACCGGCAGCTCGCCGCGATCGCCGGCTTCGCCGACCGGCACGCCGCCGAGCGGGAACGCTGGCGGGGCACCATCGACCGGCTGCTCGCCGCAGGTGACCGGCCGGTGCTCTGGGGCGCCGGCTCGCGCGGGGTGCAGTTCCTGCACCTGGCCGACCCGGACCGTCGGCTCGCCGCGGTGGTGGACGTCAACCCGCGCAAGTGGGGCCGCTTTCTGCCGGTCACCGGGCACGAGGTGCGGGACCCGGCCACCCTCGCCGGCTCCGGCACCCGCACCGTGATCATCACCAACCCGGCCTACCGGGACGAGATCGACGCCGCGCTGCGCCAGCTCGGCGTGCGCGCCGAGCTGCTGGTCGCCTGAGCGGAGGGAACGATGGAGCCAGCGCCGCGGGTGAGTCTGGGGGTACCCCTCTACAACGCCGAGCGCTACCTCGAAGGCTGCCTCGACGCGCTGCTCGCCCAGGACTACCCCGACTTCGAGATCGTCGTCAGCGACAACGCCTCCACCGACCGGACCTGGGAGATCTGCCAGGCGTACGCCGCGAAGGACTCCCGGATCCGGCTCTACCGCAACCCGCGCAACTTCGGCGGGCACGTCAACTACGCCCGGGTGGTCGAACTGGCCCGGGGCGAGCTGTTCAAGTGGGTGGCGTACGACGACGTGTGCCTGCCGGCGTACCTGCGCACCTGCGTGGCGGCGCTGGACGAGGCCGGGCCGCAGGCCGTACTCGCCTATCCGCGTACCGTGCTGATCGACGAGGCGGGCGAGGTGATCGGCCCGTACGCCGACCGGCTGGACCTGCGCGACCCCCGGCCGTGGCGCCGGGTGGCCGGGGTGGCCCGGAACATCAACCTCTGCCACGCGCACTTCGGGGTGTTCCGGATGTCGGCGCTGCGCCGGACCGGGATGATCCGGCCGTTCCTCTCCTCCGACTACACGTTGATCGCCGAGGTGGCCCGGCTCGGCGAGATCCACGAGGTGGCCGAGCCGCTGTTCCTGCGCCGGATGCACGGCGCCTCCACCCGGCAGGCCGAGGACGCCACCCCGGACTCGGCACTGGCCTGGTTCGCGCAGAGCGGCAAGCGGGTCCGGGCACCCCGGCTGCGGATGGTCGCCGAGACGTTGCGCACCCTCGCCACCGGCTCCGAGCCGCTCGGCACCCGGCTCAGTTCGGCGGTGGCGTTCCTGGCCACCTGGTGGGCCCGCCGGGTCCGGGTCCGGCTCGGCCGGCTGCGCAGCCAGCTCCGGGAGCGGGCCGGCCGGATGCTGCGGCGGCGTACCGGCACGGCGAAGGGCAGCGTCTAGGGTGGCCGCGGTGCAGCCCGCCCGGACGGCTCCGGAGCAGCACACCCCGGCGGACCCGGAGTCGCCCCCGGCGGGCGGCGGCGGCCGGCTGCGCTCGGCGATCGGCTGGTCGTACGTGCTCACCGCCGGCCGGATCGGCTCGTCGATCCTGGTCACCTTCCTGCTGGCCCGGCTGCTCGGGCCGAGCGAGTTCGGGCTGGTGGCGATGGCCACCGTCTTCATCACGGTGGCGCAGACGCTGATCCAGCAGGGACTGGTCTCCGCGATCGTGCAGCGGGAC is from Micromonospora sp. WMMD1102 and encodes:
- a CDS encoding class I SAM-dependent methyltransferase, which gives rise to MTAAGYAGGRRPVHRCAACGRHDLVPFADLGEIPVYCGVHWASRAEALASPLGRMCLAHCPECGYVRNLAFDPAVLVYDTTMDTNLHHSPAFGVFSAELVKHLAGRFPLRGGTVLDVGCGQGEFLRELCHVAGCRGVGYDAMYAGPPGPDPSGAILHRGHAPLDGGTPAFDLVTSRHWFEHLDDPYAFLVRLRGLAGDRPAYGYLEVPDAGYDLATAGWEVIYPHVSYFDGYSLCRIVERAGWRVLATGRLFAGMFRYVEIAVNAADPATGTELPGSELPGTADRDRQLAAIAGFADRHAAERERWRGTIDRLLAAGDRPVLWGAGSRGVQFLHLADPDRRLAAVVDVNPRKWGRFLPVTGHEVRDPATLAGSGTRTVIITNPAYRDEIDAALRQLGVRAELLVA
- a CDS encoding glycosyltransferase family 2 protein, whose protein sequence is MEPAPRVSLGVPLYNAERYLEGCLDALLAQDYPDFEIVVSDNASTDRTWEICQAYAAKDSRIRLYRNPRNFGGHVNYARVVELARGELFKWVAYDDVCLPAYLRTCVAALDEAGPQAVLAYPRTVLIDEAGEVIGPYADRLDLRDPRPWRRVAGVARNINLCHAHFGVFRMSALRRTGMIRPFLSSDYTLIAEVARLGEIHEVAEPLFLRRMHGASTRQAEDATPDSALAWFAQSGKRVRAPRLRMVAETLRTLATGSEPLGTRLSSAVAFLATWWARRVRVRLGRLRSQLRERAGRMLRRRTGTAKGSV